Part of the Planctomycetota bacterium genome is shown below.
GCAGGCGACACGTCCGGCAACTACCATCCCCACGGCGAGCAGGTTGTCTATCCGACGCTGGTGCGGATGGCCCAGCCCTGGGCCGAACGCTATCCCCTGGTGGACGGCCAGGGGAACTTCGGCTCGATCGACGGCGACCCGCCCGCCGCCATGCGGTACACCGAAGCGCGGATGAGCGCGCTGGCGATC
Proteins encoded:
- a CDS encoding DNA gyrase subunit A; translated protein: MKDAYMTYAMSVIVSRALPDVRDGLKPSQRRILVAMNDLGLGPRSHYRKCAKIAGDTSGNYHPHGEQVVYPTLVRMAQPWAERYPLVDGQGNFGSIDGDPPAAMRYTEARMSALAI